Part of the Candidatus Tumulicola sp. genome is shown below.
CCAAAGCGCGTTCAGCATGGCCCCCATGCCGTCGCGCGCGAACGCTTCAAAAAGGTGGGTCAGCGGAAGGCTCATGCTTTGTCGTCCTCGCTGTGCTCGATCATGCGTTTGAGCCGCTGCAGCTCTTCTTGGTCGAGATTCTCACGCTCGAGCAGGCGCAATGCGAGCAGCCCGGGCGAGTTGTTGAAAAAGCGGCTCACCAGCAGCTCTGTTGCGCTGGCTTGAGCCTCCTCGCGTTCCACCAACGGGTGGTACACGTAGGCGCGCCCGGATTCTAAATGAGCGACGAAGCCCTTTTGCTCGAGGATGCGCAGCGTCGTCAGCACGGTACTATACGCGAGCGCAGTTTCCCCGGGCAGCCCGGCCATGACTTCGCCGACGGTGGCCGACCGTTTCTCCCACAGCACTTCCATGAGACGGAGTTCCGCCTCCGTAAGTGTTGGAGATCGTTTGCGCGCCAAGAACGCCTCGTTTTCCGGGGTTAAAACCCCGGCACTACACCTACTAAGGAATTAATAGTTGGCGGTATCATACACCGGGTCGGCCCCAGTTGTCAATTAAGAAATTAATAGTTTGCCGGGCTCTTAGAGCGCCTGCTTCGCGACGTCAGCCAGCAACGGCCCTAAATGCGTCGTATCGTTGCGCCTGACCAGCCGCGTCTGTTGCCCCTCATAGTGGATCTCGGTGATGGCGCAGTTGTCGCTGCGGTCCTCGAAAAACCCCGCGACACCCTTGCCGGCCGCCTCAAGCGCCGCCAGGCGCACGATGACGTCGTGCGTCACCACCACGAGCGGCGACTCAAAGCGCGCCAGGTCGGAGCGGAAAGACTGC
Proteins encoded:
- a CDS encoding BlaI/MecI/CopY family transcriptional regulator; this translates as MARKRSPTLTEAELRLMEVLWEKRSATVGEVMAGLPGETALAYSTVLTTLRILEQKGFVAHLESGRAYVYHPLVEREEAQASATELLVSRFFNNSPGLLALRLLERENLDQEELQRLKRMIEHSEDDKA